From Macaca mulatta isolate MMU2019108-1 chromosome 1, T2T-MMU8v2.0, whole genome shotgun sequence, the proteins below share one genomic window:
- the ZMYM1 gene encoding zinc finger MYM-type protein 1 isoform X4: MKPAKPLISVPCKPLKPSDEMIETTSDLGKTELFCSINCFSAYSKAKMESSSVNVVSVVHNTSTELLSPKKDTTPVISNIVSLADTDVALPIMNTDVLQDTVSSVTATADVIVELSKSSPSEPSSAIASSSMEQPSLSPSSSVFSQHAIGSSIEVQKDNMKSMKISDELCHPKCTSKVQKVKGKSRSIKKSCCADFQCLENNKKDVAFCYSCQLFCQKYFSCGRESFATHGTSNWKKTLEKFRKHEKSEMHLKSLEFWREYQFCDGAVTDDLSIHSKQIEGNKKYLKLIIENILFLGKQCLPLRGNDQSVSSANKGNFLELLEMRAKDKGEETFRLMNSQVDFYNSTQIQSDIIEIIKTEMLQDIVNEINDSSAFSIICDETTNSAMKEQLSICVRYPQKSSKAILIKERFLGFVDTEEMTGTHLYSTIKTYLQQIGIDMDKIHGQAYDSTTNLRIKFNKVAAEFKKEEPRALYIHCYAHFLDLSIIRFCKEVKELRSALKTLSSLFNTICMSGEMLANFRNICRLSQNKTCKKHISQSCWTVHDRTLLSVIDTLPEIIETLEVIASHSSNTSFADELSHLLTLVSKFEFVFCLKFLYRVLSVTGILSKELQNKTIDIFSLSSKIEAILECLSSERNDVYFKTIWDGAEEICQKITCKGFKVEKPSLQKRRKIQKSVDLGNSDNTFFPTSTEEQYKINIYYQGLDTILQNLKLCFSEFDYCKIKQISELLFKWNEPLNESTAKHVQEFYKLDEDIIPELRFYRHYAKLNFVIDDNCINFVSLGCLFIQHGLHSNIPCLSKLLYIALSWPITSASTENSFSTLPRLKTYLCNTLGQEKLTGPALMAVEQELVNKLMEPERLNEIVEKFISQMKEI; this comes from the exons taaATGTTGTTTCCGTGGTGCACAATACTTCAACAGAGCTTCTCTCTCCAAAGAAAGATACGACTCCAGTTATAAGCAATATAGTGTCATTGGCAGACACCGATGTTGCCTTGCCCATCATGAACACTGATGTCTTGCAAG ATACAGTTTCTTCAGTAACAGCAACAGCAGATGTCATTGTGGAG CTTTCTAAGAGTTCACCTAGTGAACCCAGCAGTGCTATTGCTAGTAGTAGTATGGAACAGCCAAGCCTTTCACCATCTTCATCAGTATTCAGTCAGCATGCAATTGGTTCCAGTATAGAAGTACAAAAAGACAATATGAAATCTATGAAAATAAGTGATGAACTATGTCACCCAAAATGTACATCCAAAGTACAAAAAGTTAAAGGTAAATCAAGAAGTATTAAAAAATCTTGTTGTGCAGATTTTCAGTgtttggaaaacaataaaaaagatgtgGCATTCTGTTATTCATGCCAGTTGTTCTGCCAAAAATATTTTAGCTGTGGAAGAGAGTCATTTGCAACGCATGGAACCTCTAATTGGAAAAAAACTCTGGAAAAATTCAGAAAGCATGAAAAAAGTGAAATGCATTTGAAGTCACTGGAATTTTGGAGAGAATACCAATTTTGTGATGGAGCTGTCACTGATGATTTATCTATTCATTCGAAACAGATTGAGGGAAATAAAAAGTACCTAAAGcttataattgaaaatattttatttcttggaaAGCAGTGTTTACCCTTAAGAGGAAACGACCAGTCAGTTTCATCTGCGAATAAAGGCAATTTTTTAGAATTGTTAGAAATGAGAGCAAAAGATAAAGGAGAAGAAACATTTCGACTTATGAATTCACAAGTTGACTTCTATAACAGTACACAAATTCAAAGTGatattattgaaataataaagaCTGAAATGTTGCAGGATATTGTGAATGAGATCAATGACTCCTCAGCATTTTCAATAATATGTGATGAGACAACCAACAGTGCCATGAAAGAACAGCTTTCAATTTGTGTAAGATACCCACAAAAATCATCAAAGGCTATCTTAATTAAGGAAAGATTCTTGGGTTTTGTTGATACTGAGGAGATGACTGGGACCCACTTATATAGCACCATCAAAACTTATCTGCAGCAAATTGGAATAGATATGGATAAAATACATGGCCAGGCCTATGATAGCACCACTAATTTgagaataaaatttaataaagtagCAGCAGAATTCAAGAAAGAAGAACCAAGAGCTTTATACATACATTGTTATGCACACTTTTTGGATTTATCAATAATTAGGTTTTGTAAAGAAGTAAAAGAACTCCGAAGTGCTCTAAAAACTCTCAGTTCTTTGTTCAACACTATTTGTATGTCTGGAGAAATGTTGGCAAATTTTCGAAACATTTGTAGGCTAAGTCAAAACAAAACATGCAAGAAACATATATCACAATCATGTTGGACAGTCCATGATCGTACATTACTATCTGTGATTGACACTCTTCCAGAGATTATTGAAACATTGGAAGTTATAGCAAGCCATTCTTCAAATACAAGTTTCGCTGATGAATTGAGTCATTTGCTGACATTGGTTTCCAAATTTGAATTTGTCTTTTGTTTGAAATTCCTGTATCGAGTGCTGAGTGTTACAGGAATTCTTTCCAAAGAGCTTCAAAATAAAACCAtagacattttttctttgtcttcaaaAATAGAAGCAATTTTGGAATGTTTATCATCTGAAAGAAATGATGTATACTTTAAAACAATCTGGGATGGAGCAGAGGaaatatgtcaaaaaataacCTGTAAAGGTTTTAAAGTTGAAAAACCTTCtcttcagaaaagaagaaaaattcagaaatcagTAGATCTTGGCAATTCAGATAATACGTTTTTTCCTACTTCAACAGAAgaacaatataaaattaatatctaTTACCAAGGATTAGATActatattacaaaatttaaagtTATGTTTTTCAGAGTTTGATTATtgcaaaataaagcaaatttcaGAACTGTTATTTAAATGGAATGAGCCATTAAATGAATCAACAGCAAAACATGTTCAGGAATTTTATAAACTGGATGAGGACATTATCCCAGAACTTAGATTTTATCGACATTATGCAAAGCTCAACTTTGTCATAGATGATAATTGCATAAACTTCGTCAGTCTCGGCTGTTTGTTTATTCAGCATGGTCTTCACAGTAATATTCCTTGTCTCTCAAAGCTATTGTATATTGCTTTGTCTTGGCCAATTACTTCAGCAAGTACTGAGAATTCATTTTCTACCCTGCCTCGTCTTAAGACATATTTATGTAATACCTTGGGACAAGAGAAGCTTACTGGCCCAGCCCTAATGGCTGTTGAGCAGGAGTTGGTAAATAAACTAATGGAGCCTGAAAGACTCAATGAAATTGTGGAAAAGTTTATCAGTCAGATGAAAGAAATATAA
- the ZMYM1 gene encoding zinc finger MYM-type protein 1 isoform X5, which produces MNTDVLQDTVSSVTATADVIVELSKSSPSEPSSAIASSSMEQPSLSPSSSVFSQHAIGSSIEVQKDNMKSMKISDELCHPKCTSKVQKVKGKSRSIKKSCCADFQCLENNKKDVAFCYSCQLFCQKYFSCGRESFATHGTSNWKKTLEKFRKHEKSEMHLKSLEFWREYQFCDGAVTDDLSIHSKQIEGNKKYLKLIIENILFLGKQCLPLRGNDQSVSSANKGNFLELLEMRAKDKGEETFRLMNSQVDFYNSTQIQSDIIEIIKTEMLQDIVNEINDSSAFSIICDETTNSAMKEQLSICVRYPQKSSKAILIKERFLGFVDTEEMTGTHLYSTIKTYLQQIGIDMDKIHGQAYDSTTNLRIKFNKVAAEFKKEEPRALYIHCYAHFLDLSIIRFCKEVKELRSALKTLSSLFNTICMSGEMLANFRNICRLSQNKTCKKHISQSCWTVHDRTLLSVIDTLPEIIETLEVIASHSSNTSFADELSHLLTLVSKFEFVFCLKFLYRVLSVTGILSKELQNKTIDIFSLSSKIEAILECLSSERNDVYFKTIWDGAEEICQKITCKGFKVEKPSLQKRRKIQKSVDLGNSDNTFFPTSTEEQYKINIYYQGLDTILQNLKLCFSEFDYCKIKQISELLFKWNEPLNESTAKHVQEFYKLDEDIIPELRFYRHYAKLNFVIDDNCINFVSLGCLFIQHGLHSNIPCLSKLLYIALSWPITSASTENSFSTLPRLKTYLCNTLGQEKLTGPALMAVEQELVNKLMEPERLNEIVEKFISQMKEI; this is translated from the exons ATGAACACTGATGTCTTGCAAG ATACAGTTTCTTCAGTAACAGCAACAGCAGATGTCATTGTGGAG CTTTCTAAGAGTTCACCTAGTGAACCCAGCAGTGCTATTGCTAGTAGTAGTATGGAACAGCCAAGCCTTTCACCATCTTCATCAGTATTCAGTCAGCATGCAATTGGTTCCAGTATAGAAGTACAAAAAGACAATATGAAATCTATGAAAATAAGTGATGAACTATGTCACCCAAAATGTACATCCAAAGTACAAAAAGTTAAAGGTAAATCAAGAAGTATTAAAAAATCTTGTTGTGCAGATTTTCAGTgtttggaaaacaataaaaaagatgtgGCATTCTGTTATTCATGCCAGTTGTTCTGCCAAAAATATTTTAGCTGTGGAAGAGAGTCATTTGCAACGCATGGAACCTCTAATTGGAAAAAAACTCTGGAAAAATTCAGAAAGCATGAAAAAAGTGAAATGCATTTGAAGTCACTGGAATTTTGGAGAGAATACCAATTTTGTGATGGAGCTGTCACTGATGATTTATCTATTCATTCGAAACAGATTGAGGGAAATAAAAAGTACCTAAAGcttataattgaaaatattttatttcttggaaAGCAGTGTTTACCCTTAAGAGGAAACGACCAGTCAGTTTCATCTGCGAATAAAGGCAATTTTTTAGAATTGTTAGAAATGAGAGCAAAAGATAAAGGAGAAGAAACATTTCGACTTATGAATTCACAAGTTGACTTCTATAACAGTACACAAATTCAAAGTGatattattgaaataataaagaCTGAAATGTTGCAGGATATTGTGAATGAGATCAATGACTCCTCAGCATTTTCAATAATATGTGATGAGACAACCAACAGTGCCATGAAAGAACAGCTTTCAATTTGTGTAAGATACCCACAAAAATCATCAAAGGCTATCTTAATTAAGGAAAGATTCTTGGGTTTTGTTGATACTGAGGAGATGACTGGGACCCACTTATATAGCACCATCAAAACTTATCTGCAGCAAATTGGAATAGATATGGATAAAATACATGGCCAGGCCTATGATAGCACCACTAATTTgagaataaaatttaataaagtagCAGCAGAATTCAAGAAAGAAGAACCAAGAGCTTTATACATACATTGTTATGCACACTTTTTGGATTTATCAATAATTAGGTTTTGTAAAGAAGTAAAAGAACTCCGAAGTGCTCTAAAAACTCTCAGTTCTTTGTTCAACACTATTTGTATGTCTGGAGAAATGTTGGCAAATTTTCGAAACATTTGTAGGCTAAGTCAAAACAAAACATGCAAGAAACATATATCACAATCATGTTGGACAGTCCATGATCGTACATTACTATCTGTGATTGACACTCTTCCAGAGATTATTGAAACATTGGAAGTTATAGCAAGCCATTCTTCAAATACAAGTTTCGCTGATGAATTGAGTCATTTGCTGACATTGGTTTCCAAATTTGAATTTGTCTTTTGTTTGAAATTCCTGTATCGAGTGCTGAGTGTTACAGGAATTCTTTCCAAAGAGCTTCAAAATAAAACCAtagacattttttctttgtcttcaaaAATAGAAGCAATTTTGGAATGTTTATCATCTGAAAGAAATGATGTATACTTTAAAACAATCTGGGATGGAGCAGAGGaaatatgtcaaaaaataacCTGTAAAGGTTTTAAAGTTGAAAAACCTTCtcttcagaaaagaagaaaaattcagaaatcagTAGATCTTGGCAATTCAGATAATACGTTTTTTCCTACTTCAACAGAAgaacaatataaaattaatatctaTTACCAAGGATTAGATActatattacaaaatttaaagtTATGTTTTTCAGAGTTTGATTATtgcaaaataaagcaaatttcaGAACTGTTATTTAAATGGAATGAGCCATTAAATGAATCAACAGCAAAACATGTTCAGGAATTTTATAAACTGGATGAGGACATTATCCCAGAACTTAGATTTTATCGACATTATGCAAAGCTCAACTTTGTCATAGATGATAATTGCATAAACTTCGTCAGTCTCGGCTGTTTGTTTATTCAGCATGGTCTTCACAGTAATATTCCTTGTCTCTCAAAGCTATTGTATATTGCTTTGTCTTGGCCAATTACTTCAGCAAGTACTGAGAATTCATTTTCTACCCTGCCTCGTCTTAAGACATATTTATGTAATACCTTGGGACAAGAGAAGCTTACTGGCCCAGCCCTAATGGCTGTTGAGCAGGAGTTGGTAAATAAACTAATGGAGCCTGAAAGACTCAATGAAATTGTGGAAAAGTTTATCAGTCAGATGAAAGAAATATAA